A single Tuberibacillus sp. Marseille-P3662 DNA region contains:
- a CDS encoding acetamidase/formamidase family protein has translation MQTIDGSYIYEFSSANKPINSVKLNETFSIKTLDCYGGQLKSESDLRADFPNLKINPATGPIYIENIEKGDTISIDIKRIELNDQGVMATGPDTGILGDYITESQTKILPITDGCALLNNQIKIPINKMIGVIGVAPEDHAIPCSTPDIHGGNMDTKDITEGSTLHLPVFHEGGLLALGDLHAAMGDGELDGTGIEIGGEVTLQIKKNDNFKLKTPIVETDTHFMVIASAEAFNDAVRQGMLNAISLLQHKHQIAFADAYRLLSAKGDLRISQLVNPKVTVRMALPKTVLVNL, from the coding sequence ATGCAAACCATCGATGGAAGCTATATTTACGAGTTTTCAAGTGCAAACAAACCTATCAACTCAGTTAAATTAAATGAAACCTTTTCAATCAAAACGCTTGATTGTTACGGGGGACAACTGAAAAGCGAAAGCGATTTAAGAGCAGACTTCCCGAACTTGAAAATTAATCCAGCAACGGGTCCTATTTATATTGAAAACATTGAAAAAGGCGACACCATCTCTATTGACATTAAGCGTATAGAATTGAATGACCAAGGAGTCATGGCAACTGGACCCGACACCGGCATACTCGGGGATTATATTACCGAATCACAAACGAAAATTCTCCCAATAACAGATGGATGTGCCCTTTTAAATAACCAGATTAAAATACCTATTAATAAAATGATCGGCGTCATTGGAGTGGCTCCGGAAGATCATGCGATCCCTTGCTCCACACCAGACATACATGGAGGCAACATGGATACAAAAGATATAACTGAAGGATCTACGTTGCATTTACCCGTCTTTCATGAAGGGGGTTTGTTAGCTTTAGGTGACTTGCATGCAGCGATGGGTGATGGTGAACTTGATGGAACAGGTATCGAAATCGGAGGAGAAGTCACACTTCAAATTAAAAAGAACGACAACTTCAAACTCAAAACCCCTATCGTCGAAACAGATACTCATTTTATGGTTATTGCTAGCGCAGAAGCTTTTAATGATGCTGTAAGACAAGGTATGCTCAATGCGATTTCCTTATTACAACACAAACATCAAATAGCATTTGCAGATGCGTATCGTTTATTAAGTGCCAAAGGTGATCTAAGAATCAGCCAACTTGTCAATCCGAAGGTCACTGTTAGAATGGCTCTACCCAAAACCGTTCTAGTAAATTTGTGA